One Perca flavescens isolate YP-PL-M2 chromosome 5, PFLA_1.0, whole genome shotgun sequence genomic window, gctatttattttagataatttTTCATTTAcgtgtgttgcagctgtatattttcatacAGTCTTcgcattttattttgatgacTGTTTTACTGAAAGTGTTTGTTACATCTCACATGTGGCTTTGACTTACAACTAAAcgtttagcccactttgtaaaaaaaatacttttatgtATATGTCGTGTATCACCATTCAGCCGAAAAATACCaagatatgacttttggtccatatcgcccagccctagtcctgATGGGGAGCATCACTCCCTGGTACGCAGACAGCACCGAACAGGACGGCAAGGCTTTGTGTGGTTTGTTGAACATACAATAGGCGAATCAAGCAcaaggagctgatgggattagatttcactggaattgtacctcgtATGATTTCatgtgtcaaataaaaaaaaatggatttatTGAGTAATATTTATGTATGTACTTTGTGTCTTTGCAGAGCATTTGAGTAAGAAACAAGAGAAAGAGGTGAGCAAAGTACCTGAGCATCTTGATTTTTCTTAACCGCAGTCATAAATAGCGGAACATTATTTATTGTATATgaatatagaataaatattgAAGTTACCCGTGAATAATATGCATGTGTTTGATTGGGTTTAAATGTCATGTATGATGAGGCATATCCCTTTTGAAACACTGACCTCACTCCCATCCAGGACGGCAGAGTGGCTAACGTAGCGTTGAGAATTGGGCAGGAGGAGCGTTTTTTTAACAAGCTCGAGGATGACGTCACTCGGATTGTCCAACAGGAGAAGAGACGGGAGCAGTACACCAACAGTCATGGACAAGAAGTCGCCTCAATAGAACACGAACGGGTAAGTAGACGGGCGGAAACCCACATACGTGAACAAACTATTGGTCATCTGTCTGCGTATATTATGCCTCAGGTATCTACAGTACATGAACAAGTCTTGCACGTATTGTaattttatttgcatttacattttttaatctgGCACAGAATTGATCAGTAATGCAATTTAAAATTCAACAGTCAAAGGTGAATGTTCTTTTCACCTGTACTTTTTTGGTAATATTTCTTAAAGCGTAACTtcttgatattaatgaacatcagctacattcaagccgttgccaaattagttgctacaaagctaattaagactttcagctccacacaactctctgtatttctcagtatggctatgttcacaagatcgtggcgtccggcgactttcccgcgTAGAAACTCAAGTAAAGAtgattacctcttctgaagaatccatcatgtttttttaatcctccgtgtcctccttggtaactagcaactgcatggaggaggggtgggggctgtgcgggatcactgaaggcttgtatcatgtgggcGCGggaacagtgttgttgtcattacttagaattcctcaaggCGGCAGCAGAAAgcatgcactatagctttaaatttaTTTCTTTAACTTAACTTATCATCATGGCGTAAAAGTTTACATCACACATGTATGCAGGAAACTTACGGCGAGAAAACCGTGACTTACTGGAGATTTGGGTGAAGGTGAATAGTTTTATTGTACAGAGAAGTTTTGGCCTTTCTACTAcattttcttgaattattcCTAAAAATACACTTCTTTCCCTTGCCATTTCACACCTGACGTTTATATCTGTTAAGTTTGCCCATACAGCAGTGTCTCTACATTTCCCAGTGATTTAATAAACCCAACATCACCCAAGTGAATTTTGTGTTTCCTTAATTAGTAAATATCATCAGCTGGAAAAAGTATAAATTTGTCTTGACTTGCTCTTTTCTACCTGTCCTTCCTGTTAGGACCCCCGAGCAGAGCAGCTGAAATACGATCTGGAAAAGAAGGACGAGGAAATCGATAAGCTAAAGAAGAACATCTCACAGTGGGAGGTCAGCAGTTAAAAGCAGTTTCcccatcattttataatttcaaCCTGATCTGCCAAAAAAATGCTAAGAAATATTGATTTGTAATATAACTCTATATAGAATAAGGCCAGTCCATCTTTTTCTATTTGATATATTTGCTACTGTTGGTTACAGCCATTTTAACACACTGCAATGATGATTTACTTGAGCggattttgtcagtcatcaaAAATGCTTACTTCTCAACTCTCCAGGGCAAATACAGAGATGTAAAAACAAGAAATTCCCAGCTGCTGAAGATGCTCCAGCAGGGAGAGAGTGAGTTGAACAAATATTACACTAAACAGTCCCCTTTCCTTTTCCTTCTGTCCTTTTCTTTCCCAGTGAAGATTCAATATGATCTGTCTGatgttttatgatttttatCTCCTTCAGTGAAAGATAAAGCGGAACTCCTTCTACAGGTAGAAGAGCTACTACACATAAAAGAAGAACTGTCATTACAGGTGCGTTATGGTCGGTAAAGATTATGAAAGAGGGGACATGTTTGCGTGagatatttgtacttttagGTGCATTTCAATTAcgtaatttttatttatttaggtagCGTCACTACACGCTGCCCTGGAACAAGAAAGGTCAAAAGTCAAAGGTCTGCAGTCAGAACAACCAAAACATCAGGTGAGAGTTCATTTAATCgctcacttttttttacttctgaTTAGAGTGTCCTAATGTCACCGTAACAAGGAAGAACTGGACTCAGATTCAAGTGTTGAGttttaagcccagttcagactaAAGATTTGCAACAAGACCAGTTGAAACTTGGAACTACTTGCAATGTGGCCGTCTGCAGCGTTCCgaaacctgccagtttacaccTATGCAAGGAGACGGtttatcgtctccatagcaacgactCTCTGTACCTCCATTCCAACGTGAcgtcatgacttcgcgtaaacatacacgccactttctaaagccaagtggtgtattatctgtacgcatttgaGCTATCcttgtgtatgtctacgctgtatacagcggacgggttgggtttaggaaaagaagaaagcggcGGTTGGGTTTGGGAAACGGGACACGCGGGatacgatccccggtctcctgggtgaaagtcctgggttgtttgacccatccaccaccccaaccaacctccctacgcggattttcaggctttcatactactctcgcTACCttagtcgctcttaatgctgCGTCATCTTCTTATTGAGAATCGTGCTGTGATCCCGAAacatgcttcccattgaaatacgcGAAATTTCGCTGGTAACTAACAGAAGTTATTTGCTCAAGAGAACTTGGTGTAAATtgacacacaatcacaaggtaatgtaagtcaatggaggccaaacggcattgataaacatgctaaaaaaacgattatgcatcttgataacacgtcaaaatggcatacgaattggcgtgtcatacatacgtcACTTATTGAGATCGGTCTGTccattctaacttccgacttttcatgctttttttatAGCTGGATATAACTTGTAGCgtcttaaaatatgaatgaggatagTGAGAtacttgctacagttgcatttctagaaATGATTAAACTgcgaaaacataaaaaaaaaaaaaagagacccaTTGGAACCACCCATTGGTGCTTCAGTGGAATACACTGGGGGTTTATGCAAATGTATACCGTGAACTTGAGACAGGAGATCTCTCCTCTATTGTCAGCAGTTCCGTCGTTTGGAGGAGTTGGTGTCACCTCTAATCAGCAGACAGCATTTCGCCAAGGGAACGGCTGTTGATAACGCTGTGCTTCTTCAAAACGTTGTCATTTCTACCAGCTGATAGTTTGTAAATGACTTGACCAGCTGACTTTGTTATGAGCTGATTTGCTGTTGAAACGAGTGATGTGCCTTGCGTTGTAAAACCAGCCATCCGCCGGCTTGAGTCGAGCTGAAACGACCCAGTTCACTACTGCAACTTTTCCCTGCAACATTCTCAAACCATTTTGTCTCGTCACAAATCTGTGGTCTGAACGGTGCTTTAGAGTGACAAAATGCTCTTGTACATCTTACTCTGTGAGATGCCACATGATCCATTCTGAGGGTGTGATTGCCTAGCTGATGTTCATGTGTGTacattacgtgtgtgtgtgtgtgtgtgtgtgtgtgtgtgcgcgcgcatgcaTGCTCCTTCTTTCCCTTTCTGTAGAAGAGACAAAAAACAGCCAGTAAGTCAGGTGAAGTGAGAGAAGTTGCAGTGTAAGTAAATCCCAGCACAGAAATGCAGTAATAAAAGTGCAATTCAGTTTATTAGAGTACCCAGCTAAGGTCAGAGTATAAGTAAGCTGAGTTTCAGTTCAAagactttttaactttttttttttttttttttttttttttttttcactctgtaaTTTTATTGACCTATAACTTGAATTAGGTCAAATACGTTGTCGTACTAACAATAAATAATTGTGTACTTTCTGGACTTTTCTGGTTGGCAGGGAAACAAGAAAGGGCGGAAAGGCTCGGAGATGGATCTATGAAGGTCCCAAATGATAAAGACCTTAaaagcaaaatcaaataaactatGAACAAATTAAGAAAAACACAACTGATCATAATCAGGGTTCTccttccttattttttttttctttagcttGGACTCTATGTCAGCATATAATGCATGCCCCCTTaattacacagacacagatacacacacacacacacagaacacactcCAGAGGCAGCAGGATGTATTACACCGCTGAACAAGAATTACAGAAACTTCTAAAAAAGGTTAAgtttaaactttgtgttgaaatGGTGGCTTGGCACAATGTGCTGCCCTCTGCAGGCACAAGCATTCATAGTAGGCCTACTGTTGAAGGCTCTGTGCCTGTTCTTTGTTTGGGTTTTAATGCCAAAATGACAGAACTTGacatgtatgtttttgtttcttttctttctcacagTTAAGTAAATAAAAACGTTTTCAGTTTCCCTTTTTGTATATTGTCATAAATgtcaacattttagaaaatcgAAGCATCGATTTTAGAAAATTAACctgaaatgcagaaaatatAGAGAATATTATAATTTAGCTTCTGGGCCTGTAGTGCAACCACTTTTGAGaatttttaataatatttgtaacgctgtgaaaatgttttaatgtgtaaggacattttaaaaagttaaataaatccaACGCATCGTCTTGGAAATATTATTACTGGTTTTGTGGTGTAGCCTAATAGGTGTACTATACTATCTTTAAATTAACTCAAATTACATATATtgaattaaatgatttgatCAGACCGCTCGTAGTGGCCCCCATGTAAGGAACTGTACATTATAAATTGTAGGCTACCACAGATAATATAAAGGTGTAGGATTTGTATCTGCACCACCTGCGCAGTCCGGTCAGAGCTGGCACTCGTTCACACAACTTCCTGCCGAGTCATCGGGACAGATCCGCAGCTCCGCTCCGGGACTCTGGCCTCCTCCAGCTCCGCTCGTCCTCCTCGGCAGCAGCGCAGACAGGACGAAGATGTCCGCTGCGGAGAAAGGTGAACCGACAGCACCGGGTGATTGTCAAAGGTCTGAAACGATCCACGTCGCCGTGAAAAGTCTCCGAGAGAGCAAAGACTTCACCGTTAGAGGAGGCTGTACCGTCAGACAGGTCAGGAGACTAACGCATTGATGCTTGGGTGCTGTGTGCATAAAATGGCTCGACTTGCGCTTAAACTGTATTATGTCTTGTTTCCATTCCGCATTTTGGCtgacaaactgtgtgtgtgtgtgtgtagctgaaATGGGGTCTAGCAGAGCGCATGGGAGTCCCGGCAGAGCAGCTGGTGCTGAGCCGCTCCGGCCGGATGCTCGGAGGGTCAGAACTCCTGAGTCACCTTAAAGCACAAGATGAGTCAGTCAGTCTCTGCATGATCCAAAGGTACACAGAAACATATATGGAACTGCAGGCTCACACATTAAAATTTACAGTGAAATGTGCCAAGAAAAAGTGGTCTGAGTTTTAAGTGTTAACCTCCTTTTTAAATAAGTCACATGTAGGCTGTGCACTATATGGTCAGATAATTAGTGCTGGTAAACCAAGACACCTTTGACTTGAATCTGAAAATCGTAGCCTACAGAATGCCAGTAAATTTGCAATGTCATTTTAAGGTAAAAAATGAAGCACTGCTAAATATGGAACTGTACCATATATTTCCAGTACCATTTATATTTAGTTTCAGTCCTTTCTTCTCAGGTCTCAGCATTTATCTGCTGCGACCACCTGTGATCCAGGTTCAGAAATGGTCCAGTCGGAGCTCACAGCCCTTCTCGATCCTGACCCTGATAGCTTCACACAGTCTCCCACCTCTCCCCTTTGTCTGGGTAAGAACTGCAGAACACAGGAACTCCCACCTTCTTTTTCCTGTCCTCTATGTGGGCTTATATACTGCAGCTGTGGGGTGATCAGATCCTACTCAGCTCTGGTTCTTTTGATCTGATCTCATTTCCATAGTGGAAGGTCTGGACAGTCTTGGCCTAACAAATAGTGGGCCTGGCTTCTTTCCTGCACTCCAGCGTCCGATGGAGAGCCAGCTGCTGGCTGACCCGGAGATGATGTGCCGTGTCCTGGGCAGCCCCTTCGTGCAGAGCACCCTCTCAACCTACAGCCCTCAACTAAGCAGACAGCTCATTCTGTCTAACCCCCAAATTCAGCAGCTCCTGCAGACAAACCCAGAGGTGGGGGATATCCTTAACAACACAGTTGTTATCACACAGGTGGGGATAAAAAggcatgagtgtgtgtttgaagtACAGATTTGTTGTGAGTGGCAGGGTTTAGTGTGCCAGAGCACGGTCACATGTGTGCGGAAGAGGATTATGACCACGTGAAAGAATGTATTGAGTTCTGAGTATaaagtcagatttttttttttttttttaagcttaaaagaaataaaagattttgacttattgattgatttgactgaaaaaaaagtctgaatttaaaaaaaacaaacaacttagacagaaaaaaaagtcagaactcaaatacatttttcacatgtggccctaatcatTATATCATACGTGTGCCGGCATTATACTGGGTAAAAGTTACTACTTCTATCGCTTTAATAACTGTGAAGTTCTAGATTTGATATAATAAAAGGGTACATGGCAGAAAGAAATTACTCAAaatatgtcatttcaacatgtctttttattcatgCTTTAGGATTAGGACAGGTGTGTGATAAATATTCAAAAGATTTAAAATATTTCACTGCGACTTGAATATAATTGCTCGCTCCTTGACACATTTCTTCCACAAAAATGTTCAATATCTTCTCGCTTTTGTTTCCCTTTCCAGGTGACGGAGCGTGTCAGGAACGCTGACATGATGGGGAAAGTGATGCATGATGAAGACAGAGCATTAGTTAATTTGCAGCCAAATCAGGAAAACCCTGAAAGCATCACTGGTGATTCTGATGGGTTTCAGAAAAATGTCCAGGTTTGGAAATTATGTTTTCTTGAACCATCTGTTCTGACAATGTCACACGTATCTTGTTTTCAATTTGTTGTTTGTGGTGTCtcttctctgctctctctcagATCCAGATAGGAGCACCTCCAGTGGTGACTGCATCATCTGGGACTCAACAGCCAACTGAAAGAGAAAGCAACGAGACTCCACAGGTCTCCAGTCCCTCCACGGATCCTCTCAGAGAATGGACCGCCACGGCCAGAGTTGACCCAAACCCTCAGAGCACTGTTACTGCAGGCACGAAAATACAAGCATTTCATCATTTTAATTGGCTATACcggagatcttcaacagggggggTCAATgaaggggggcctccaaattattgttaatatttgaaaggtttttcaaattaaaatgtcaTAACGTGAagccaacatattattagcaaatataaatccccactgatgataggcttactggcctataggtaaggtagtcactaagatacaTCCACAGATATAGTATATTGTAAGGATTCATTgttccacatgtatgtgtaacattagACGATGATTTAGAAAATCCTGccgacaattattattttaatagcttagtattctatgcaataaaaaggtatgtaaatgctttaggccgccctataagttattgtaggcccaggttaatatgcaacttcattttatccAATATTAGTAGTAGGGGGTCCcagctccgtctctctttcagttaaagggtccttggtttaaaaaacgttgaagacccctgggcTAAACTATAgctatacatatacattttcCCCTGTTTTTCTTTATCTTGTATCTGTGGCCTCATCCCTCTTTCCTCAGGCATGCAGTCACTGCTAGAGGAGGTCATGGCCAGTCCAGGACTGATGGAGAGCCTGCTGTCTGGCCCTTATGTCAGCAGTCTCCTCAGTTGCCTCGGTCAGAACCCTGACCTGGCTGCACAGgtgactcacacacactatatGACTGGATGCAAACACCTAATCAACTTATTTTCACTTAACAACCGCATAGAATTTATTTCTAAGGTTATGTTATTTATGGGTATCTGAATGGttacaaaaaaacatggactgCAATTCAGAGGTGTGAAACCAGGCTCCTCTTTCCCTACTTCTTGTTAACACATCCCCCTAATCTCTCCACACAAATCGTACACACTCAGACAGGTCTTATAGCTCTAATTTCCATACTGTTTCAGATGCTGCTGAGTCACCCTTTGTTCTCAGGATATCCTCAGCTGCAACAGCAGATGAGACAGCAGATCCCTCTCTTCCTGCAACAGGTTAGTTTACTTTCCTCACTACTAAACACTCTAACTGCTTGCAACTagattttttgttattgtttttaattgtgatTTTCTCAACATTGAGACAAGTTGTGTGATTGTAAATTTTAAATTGTGTATGATCAACACTCATGTTTTAAAATCTTACATAGATATCCTTAAAACAGATATTTCTTTTGTAAGTGGCTTATGTACTTTTTAGCCACACTAGCAGTGTGCGTTTAAAGGTGGTGATGATGGTCCATCACTGGAATGTTTTCTCATTAAAAGATTTACACATGAAGAGTCAACTTCATCGTCAGATACAGCTATCAGCGGTGTAGTCTTCCATAGTAATCTCCACACAGTCTCTGTGCAAACTCCAATGCTTATTGTTTATGATTAATATCTTCATTACTAATGGTCAGTGATAAATATGTAGATGCAGAGTCCAGAGCTGCTGTCAGCCATGTTGAACCCCAGAGCCATGGAGGCTCTGCTGCACATCCAACACGGCCTACAGACTCTGGCTGCAGAGGTTCCTGCACTGATACCTACGTGAGTAtagatacacaaaataaacgcACATAAAACACCTCAACCTGAAGATTACTGGTTGAGTTGCTGGGTAACAGCAGTACTATTATGCAAAGTGCAAGAAACCTTTCATGAGTTACCACCACGTGTCTGTCTTGCAGAGCCAGTGTTAATGCTGCCCCGGAGCTAGCATCTGACTCTGTCCTTAACAGCCAATCAGGAAGTGGTCCTCGTGTTGCCACGGTGACAGAGGAGCAGCAGCACCAGTTTGTACAACAGATGCTACAGGCGCTGGCTAACACCAATCATGGGGTATCTCAGTATTTCCCTATAATCTTGTCTGCTTTTGTAATTTATCTGAACTTCTCCTGGGTTTGAAATAtcacccaaaaataaaaaatttaggCCAAAAGCCAACTGAAAACTTCTCTTTGCATTGCTGGTCTGTTCTATTATCATCACAAAAGGGAAGTTTATGATGCAACATATCCCTCATTTTAAACCTATAATGGTTCAGTGCTCACTGTACATAGCACACTTTTTCAAGTACTTACACAAACAGTACCACACTTAGAGAGTAACTGCACCCAGTCTAATAATCCTGCTTGCAGTAGTGGCCTGACAGGTAGTAGTGACAACATGCTTTTTCCAGTGAGGCACTAAAATACTACTACTATACCACATCTGGCTACATTCAGCCGTGATGTTTGATGTGGTCAGAGGTTTAAGAGATGTACTGTATACCTTTTATACCTTTCAACCCAGTGCAGCTAGCATTTTTTGACAAGATTCAATCTGACTAAATTAATGATGTGATCTCCAGAAAGTCTTTGaatttttaaaaatcttttcatctgtttgttgtatttatttagaaagaGTGATTGACAGATTCAGCAGAGACACACATGAAGTTTTGTCAAATTGTATTTTCTCTCAGAGAGGCACAAGACCTCTTTACTAATTATTTTTCATCATGTCATTGTAATGAGTAAGACTTTGAACAACTGCTGCCTTGTCCTGACAGGTCCATGTTGAGGAGGCTGAGTTCCAGGACGAGCTGGAGCATCTGAGCTCAATGGGCTTCAGAGACCGAGAGGCAAACCGTCAGGTTCTCATCAGGGCTGGAGGAGACCTCACTACTGCTATACAACATCTGCTCagtctctgacacacacacacacacacacacacacacacacacacacacacacacacacacacacacacacacacacacacacacacagatgttgtTCTGtccacatatacatacataagtGGATGCACATATACTTATTAAATACAAGCACCCAATACACTCAAACATAATAATATCATTATCAGCaattacaaagtgctttacaaaaaacaaacataggAGACATGCAAGCCATATTCATATTTCTGTACTTTCAGAGACATACTTATATTAATTCCTTAGATCTCCTTACTAACCTCCGTCTGCAGTAAGAAATTATATTCAGTCCTagcttagtctatatccatgacgttccacttccgggattgctccgttgctgctggaaattccgccggatgtcactcttttcagccggatgtccgtttccttccgctttctttgtgttggcattctaaactccggtcgatttatgaggactattgttaactgctcctcagatctctgcagggtaaatccagacagctagctagactatctgtccaatccgagttttctgttgcacgcttttgaacgtacacgtgttccaccaaaacaagttccttcgcGAGACTATGTTGCAGAGGCGCTGTTGCTCCATCgggcacttagcaccgcccaagacgattgtgattggtttaaagcagtggttccaAAACCTTTTCACAcgaaggacccctaaactgacacaaattagaccacgaACCCCCCTTTGATAAGATTTTGCCCCAGGGTCCCCCATCTGATAgattttttgcttttagatgttttattacagaaagtgtatgaaacccatgaccaaaatagtcatacattctgtcattgtgcTACTTATGGATAGAATTATAGTGAAAGTTAAAGTAAAACATTTGTTTCCCCCTGTTGgctggggaccccctggaacctcctcaaggacccctgggAACCAGTGCGAGACTAGTCCTACCATAACATTCACCCCCTACCTTAGTAAACTTTAcacttgtttttcctttttcaaatAGAGGGTGCCACATGCtatacagattgtaaagccccttgaggcaaatttgtgatattgggctatataaatacatttaaaaaatacttgACTTGAAAACGTTCAAATATACAGCCAAAGGGAGTGCTTTTGGTTAATATTAgggtaacaacaaaataatacaATCACTCTGGTACAGGTCTGTACTGGTACTTAAACCCACCTCACATATTGTAGACTTGTGGCAATTGCATACATATTCAGAGGCAGGTCATATATTATTAATCTCTGGGTATGAAGCTCAGGCCTCTTTTCATCTTGCCACCTGGACAATAATGAGAGCTTGTAACACCCAGAGACAGTCAGATGTTCTTGGAAGCACACAGAGGATTCACACTCTGTCAGCAGATTGAACCATGAGCACAGTCTGTTGTGGGCCTCCCTCCCTCGCTGCTCTTGTGTCGTGTCCACCACATGCTGTAAAGATCAGACGCACCAAGTAATTATACTGAGCTCCAAAAAGATGCAGGCTATTGAAAATGAGAGGTTAACTTCAACCACGTTTATCACACAGGCACAGAAATCTCGGTTATGCAAAGTTAATCTTCTCAACACACTCGCCCAGGAGAAGAATTCAATTTGAGTCCAAAAcggaaaaaaagatttgaaccCTTTTGGAACTTACAACACAACATGCTGATGATTATGAAGATTTACTTTATATAGGTGAGACTGTTCTTTGTGTATCTGTCA contains:
- the LOC114555632 gene encoding ubiquilin-1, with the protein product MSAAEKGEPTAPGDCQRSETIHVAVKSLRESKDFTVRGGCTVRQLKWGLAERMGVPAEQLVLSRSGRMLGGSELLSHLKAQDESVSLCMIQRSQHLSAATTCDPGSEMVQSELTALLDPDPDSFTQSPTSPLCLVEGLDSLGLTNSGPGFFPALQRPMESQLLADPEMMCRVLGSPFVQSTLSTYSPQLSRQLILSNPQIQQLLQTNPEVGDILNNTVVITQVTERVRNADMMGKVMHDEDRALVNLQPNQENPESITGDSDGFQKNVQIQIGAPPVVTASSGTQQPTERESNETPQVSSPSTDPLREWTATARVDPNPQSTVTAGMQSLLEEVMASPGLMESLLSGPYVSSLLSCLGQNPDLAAQMLLSHPLFSGYPQLQQQMRQQIPLFLQQMQSPELLSAMLNPRAMEALLHIQHGLQTLAAEVPALIPTASVNAAPELASDSVLNSQSGSGPRVATVTEEQQHQFVQQMLQALANTNHGVHVEEAEFQDELEHLSSMGFRDREANRQVLIRAGGDLTTAIQHLLKLQ